The genomic interval ATAAAGCACGCTTTATGAAATACCTTTTTGTTGTTCTTCTGCAATTCAGAAGTTTGCCTTTATTGTGCCTGGTTTAAGCACATTAGACAGTTTTCTTTTGATAATCAAATTGAAAGCTCGGGAAAGTGTACTGAAATTTACTTATCACGGTGTTTATTTCTAGTCGTAATTTTGCTGTTGATATGGAATTATCTATAATACTTTAGTAAAAAATACCAAGCTTCCTGTgcacatatatgtatatggaCATTTTACTGCTACATAATGAACAAATTCCTGATTGTTTACTCTTGCAAGTAGTTTTTACAAATTTAGAGTGATGATATACCTATCTTGGTGGATGATGCTCATCTAAAGACAGAAGGGAGCATTGTTTCTTtgagaaaatatgaaatgttCTTAGGTGTCTAAATTACTTTACGGTGGACTTTAACCAAATTATGTTGTCAACATCTGAACTAAATGAACTTGCTGCCTTTTCACCACACTTTTACAATATCGCTATTGTTTGTTCAAGGTGCTTTTAGTTGCCTCTTTATTAATTGACTTATTGACTGAAAAGTGAGCAGTACTTTTTTAACTTTCTGGTATTAGCatagatttttcattttaagttACTAAGAGGTAGATATTTTCCACTGGATTCTGCTATATTTTGATAAGAAACTTTGCATGTCTTTGTTGAATTTAGATTGCTAAGCTGCAATCATCGGACTCTGATGGATCTGAGTTGAAGTGGGTTGAAGGATTTAATGTTGGCAGTGTCATTGAGGGAAAAATTGGAGAGGCAAAGGATATTGGAGTGGTTGTTAGCTTTGACAAATACAATGATGTTTTAGGCTTTGTCACACATCATCAATGTATGTATTTTCTCGTGAAATTTGTTATCTTTATGATTTGTTATGACCTTGCAGGCAATGACATCCATTGCATTGTAATGTTTTCAGTAGGTGGACTTACTTTGGAAACAGGATCCATTGTTCAAGCTGCAGTTCTTGATGTTGCCAAGGCAGAACGCCTTGTTGATTTATCCTTAAAACCCGAGTTTGTTGATAAATCTCAAGAGGAAAGTTCTAAAGGCCAAATTCAAAAGAAGGTCAAGCCCTATTTCCTACTCTCTAATTCTATGCGGCCTTGATGAATACCTATCAGAGggaaaagaaattggaatgGGTGTTTCTCAGTCTTATATTTTTGACACATTAACCTTAACCTTTTACATATGTTTGTCTgttagatttttcttttgagcTAACTTGAACATTATTGATCCCAGAAGCGCAAAAGAGAAGCTTCCAAGGACTTGGAGGTGCACCAGACAGTAAATGCAGTCGTGGAGATTGTGAAAGAGCATTACTTGGTGAGTGGTGAATGCTGTTCAATCTGTTGTTAGCTTACTGCAATTATCTCTTATACATCTGAAGTTAATGCAATTGTCTCATATATATCTGAAACTTATTTCATGTTATATCAGGTTCTTGCAATTCCAGAGTATAACTATGCCATAGGGTATGCATCAAAAGCAGATTACAATACACAGAAGTTTCCTCAGAAACAATTTGTGAATGGGCAGAGGTGAGATTGATATGAGTGATTgatctttttccattttttgctttatttttccCTATTGGTATGTAAATTGGTTGAAGTGATCTTTTTCTTTAGTTAACGTCCTCCATATCTTAATTGCATCCTATTGCATTTTTAGCAGCTTGTATTTTGTCTCACAAATAGATGTCATTTGTATTTTTGTTCAGTTGCTTTTCAAGTCCAGTAGTTTTCTTGAATGCTAATTATGGATGCCTTACAAGTCTAGCTACCTTAAACAAACTCAAAATGGTTGGTGCAGGGTTATTGCCACTGTTATGGCTCTTCCAAGGCCCACAACTTCAGGAAGGTTGCTTTTACTTCTTAATTCTATTAGTGAGGTTACTGAGACATCCAGCTCGAAAAGGGCCAAAAAGAAGTCTAGCTATAGTGTGGGATCCTTGGTTTCAGCAGAGGTTTTAGAACACTTTTCTCTAGTTTGTTATGGCTGTTTGTTCAAAAGAATAATATGGATTTTTTGTCCTGACAAGGaatatatttgtataaatGCTTCACAGGTTACTGAAATTATGCCACTTGAATTGAGATTGAAATTTGGCATTGGTTTCCGTGGACGAGTTCATATAACAGAGGTGAAATATaaattctaatattattaGTCACTATTTATTTAACTACTTATTTATGTAATGACCGTTTATGCATGTTTTTATACTGTTTGTCAtgttattataataattttaacttttctcTTCGACAGGTGAATGATGATAATGTTCTTGAAAATCCTTTTGCGAACTTCAAAATTGGGCAGACAATCACTGCAAGGGTTGTGGGAAAGGCTAATCAGAAAGGATATCTTTGGGATTTGTCTATCAAACCTACAATGCTTGCTGGTAAGACAATAATTTCTTAGAAACTTCAGTTGGTCTAGTGTGTTCTCGTACCATCTACCATCTTGGTAACCTCTTTAATTTGTTACTTCAGAAGCTGTATGACATTTTTCCAAGCTTTGTTGTGAGTGGTTGGGTCAGCTGCAGAATCCCTTCTTGTCCTTTGTTATTTTGCCCTGTCAGCATTCCTATGTCTGGcaaaccatttttttttaccaattcttatattttctgAGCTTAGGAATCTTTTCACTTTgttctttttaaatatttctttttggtttcatAACACTccaaatattttgtttttgctgcTGCAGTCTTTTTGAATTGGTTTGCATGAAAATATATCTTGATTCATCTCCTTTTCAATGGCATCGTCCTGAGTTTTTCACAAAATTCCGTAGTTCTAGTTGTgtctctttcttctcttctctgCCTTTAGTTGCTGTTATGTTTGAGAACAGCAGAGAAGAATTAAGCCTGGCATCATTTTTGTCCATTAGAAGCTAGTACACAGCTTTTTTGTGCTTCCATCACCTCCTCTATTTGTTCGAATCACAGTCTACTTAAGGTCATGTTTAGAAGGTTTAGTTGTTGCCATCAGTTACATGTTGGATGCTTCCAAATTTTTGTGGTCACTACTGATTTTCCTTCATCAGTTGTTTCCCTTGGCTGGTTTTCTGCCCACACAACTATGAAATGCTTAAACTAGACAATTTCGGCAGCCTCTGAGAAAGGATAGAATATTTTAGTCAAGGTTGCAGTCAAGCTGAGCCAAGCTGAACTTTAGCAAGCTCAAGCTTATGTCAACATATAACTCTAAACTTATCTTTGTCGCTTCTCAATTTATTTTACTGTATCAACCTATTTGAGCATGAGGTTGAACTCATTCAAGCCACATTTAGTAAAGtaataacaatatttatactattataaaattttggtatattcaaaataataagtaCAAGCACTAATtaatagttattatttattgctATTAATTATGCAATGttgtaaatattaataattaattgtttattgaGCTTGATTTGGCAACTTTCAGAAGAATGGTACAAGGCTCAAGCTTGGTTCATTTAAATAAGCATGCTCAACATCAAAAGTAAGATTAGTTCATTTGTCTATTCTTTCGTTCCGCCATATCTTTAACAATTAAGCCAATTCAGCCCAAACTGTTATTAAGCATCTCAGTCATTATTTCCCTAGAATAACAGTATCTATTTTATTTGAGCGGACAAATCTCCCAAAATATTAATTGCTTGCGTCACTTGTTTGTCAATATTTCTGTATCATATTTTCCTTGAGACTGTCAAGATTGCTATGCACTGCTTTGTTCATTTCTAGTTACGTCTGCTCTTATGAAATACCTATATGAGGAGTTTTACCCATAAAATTCGTATGCTTGATTGTGGTTGTTGGGTCTTACTGCAGCAATctaaattgtgattttatccAGGTACTGGTGAAACAGGTGTCAATTCTACAAATGATGAATGCAATTTTTCAGCTGGGCAACTTGTCACTGGTTATGTCTACAAAATGGACACTGAATGGGCCTGGTTAACCATATCTCGTCATGTGAAAGCTCAGCTATATATTCTTGATAGTGCACGTGAACCTAATGAACTTCAGCAGTTCCAGGAACGCTTCAAAGTTGGGAAGGCTGTTTCTGGTCATGTTTTAAATGTTAACAAGGACAAAAAGCTGTTACGATTGGTCCGACATCCTCTAGGTGCTCTTTCTATTCGAAATGTTCATGGTGAAGATAAAAGGACAGGTGAATCAGATAATAACATTTCCGGTGAGAGTGTTACAACTCATATTCATGAAGGAGATATCTTAGGTGGTAGAATTTCGAAAATACTTCCTGGTGTAGGTGGATTGCTTGTACAAATAGGTCCTCACATATTTGGTAGGGTTCATTTTACTGAACTGAAGGACACATGGGAATCTGACCCATTATCTGGATATTATGAGGGGCAATTTGTTAAGTGCAAAGTCCTAGAAATCAGCCACTCAGTCAAGGGAACTATTCACATTGATTTATCATTACGTATATCTTTGGATGGCATGCTTCCCAACAATCCTTCAGAACTCGGCAGTGATGAGtaagttattttcttttgggcATGATACATGGTGACATGTTAGAAATATAGATTTGCTTTGTGTGTGTTTGttgttgttctttttttttttttaatgtttttctttcaatttttttgaaaatatattctGTGATGAAATGTATTATTTTGCATATTCGCATTTGTATGACACAATCACAATTGCTAATCATTCATATGAACAGATATTTCATTAATGTTATACGTGGATATATCGTTCCTTGACAAGTGAGAATTCCTGAGGAGCTTAATGATCCCTGCAATTTACTGcttttcttaaaagaaaattcaaggaaattaTTGTTGAAGTGCGTAGTTCTATcataactttctttttttttctctatctgATATTATATGGTATCAAATGGCCAATTgattctttttgttgtttcttCCTGCGGCAAGTTCATCTTTTACTGTGCCTTTTTTATAGGCAGTGTTTAATAGTTCTTTCAGCTAATAAGTGATTTTCTGGTTGAATTAGTTCAGTTTCATTCTAGGACAACCCTGGTAATAGTACAATGTACAGAAATTGATTCTTTTTCTCCCAATTATTTTGGTAGAGCTTGTTTGCTTCTAGGCATCAATACAACTAATCATACACTTACTCTCACTCTTAACTGATAGCATAAAGTTCAGAATCTCTGCAAACAATTTAACCTTGTTGTTAAGGACTGAATAGCCATATATTATTAACGGCCATACAAATCTATGTTCAAAATTTCCACTGTAATTGGTAATGGCTGACATCACATTTAGTTTTTGTTACATACGAATTAATGTTTCTTTACAGGGACTCTACGAGCAAGCGTGTGGAAAAAATTGAGGATCTTTATCCCAATATGGCCATACAGGTATGACTTGGTACACTTGCCCAACAAAAATCCAAGTGGTTTTctatttccaatttttttcttttttaggaATGTCTCATGCCTAACTCATATAAGAAAAACAATCATGTAATTCTTGTTTTTGCATTGACTCTAGAGCATTGATTTCAATGAGGTCTGAAATCAAAAGTGTGtgatatttctcaattttctttcttctatgGAGGatcatattctttttaattgatgGGAATCTGTAATAGAGATGGTTGCATTTTAAAATCTTGCAATTTCTATTACTCcatgtgcttgaagactgatTCCCTGGTTGAAAAATCTGTATCATCCTTCCAAAGGAATAGAATTTGCTTCTGTTATATTAGCGTAGGCATTACAGCAGCCATTTCTGGCACTAGCAATTTAAATGTTCTAAAGTTGTTTACTTCTTGTTTTAGTGAATAAGCTGTGTAGCTTTTTACTTTGTTGTTTTAAATCTTTAGTTGAATAATTTGACACCGAGTTTGAATTTATATCCCTAAGCTCATATTGAATTCTTGGATCTGACAGGGTTATGTTAAAAATACGATCCCAAAAGGATGCTTTATTCTGCTTTCAAGGAAACTAGATGCAAAAATTCTTCTATCAAATTTGTCTGATGGCTATATTGATGACCCAAAAAAGGAATTCCCCATTGGAAAGCTTGTAGCTGGaaggtactttttttttatttcaccTTAGGTCATCCTTACTCACCAAAAGATGATTTTTCATGTTGCTTATAAATCATGGCAATGCTGCAGGGTGTTAGCAGTCGAACCTTTGTCAAAACGAGTTGAAGTTaccttaaaaaaatcaaatactaATGGCACCTCAAAATCTGAAATTAATGATTTTAGTAGCCTGCATGTTGGAGATATAGTTTCAGGCAGGATCAGGCGTGTGGAGTCGTATGGTTTGTTTGTAACACTTGACCACACAAACATGGTAAGGAATGAGTTGTGCAGTGTTGTTCCTAAAGTTGCCAAATTTGTAAAATCAATAGGATTTCTTTATGACCACTTTTTGGACAAACAACGTATATTTGGCAGGCTATGTGCTTGTCAAGTCAACTTCCTAATAGCAGTTTTTGCCTTGTTTAATTGTTTATGTTTATACTTGCTTTTTGGCCAGGTTGGACTGTGCCATGTCTCAGAGCTTTCAGATGATCACGTTGATAACATCCAAACTAAATACAGAGCTGGGGAAAAGGTTACAGCAAAGATATTAAAGGTAACATAAATTCTCAGAAACTTTAGAAAGAGTATTTTGTTTGTCATTACAGTGATGTTGCATTTATTAATATGTTAGGTTGTGATGTGGTGGTTTTGATTGTTAGTTTTAGGTTGAATGGTATGATTTGTAAAATTATGGAATTAAATAATGCAGGaaaagtttaaatatttaGCATGTAATTTGATCATCTGATAGCATCATTTAAAGTCAATGGAAactttgttaattattttccttttttttttttactttttatcaGTTGGATGAAGAAAGACACCGGATTTCCCTTGGTATGAAAAATTCATATCTTACTGATGATATTGATATCCAAATACCCTCAAATGAAGAGTCTGATGAAGACGTTGAAGAGACAGATGACACAAGATCAAGAATGTTGACAGACAGCACTCTTGGGATGGCTATTGAGTATGAAAATGGAGCAAGCTCTATTCTTGCTCAAGCAGAATCAAGAGCTTCGATTCCTCCACTTGAGGTCACTCTTGATGACATTGAGCACTCTGATATGGATATTTTAGttagtcaaaatcaagcaaatagTAATGAGGCAGTCACCGGTGATGAGAAGAACAAGAGACgagcaaaaaagaaagcaaaggaAGATAGGTCATTTATTTCTTTGCACTTGTTCATTTTTAGTTACACCAGTCTGGGGCTACTTGTCTAGACTTTAACTTTTTGCTTTACTCTTGAAAAATATTCTGTGCAGGGAGCGGGAAATTAGAGCTGCTGAGGAAAGACAATTGGAGATGGATGTACCAAGAACTgctgatgaatttgagaaacttgTTAGAAACTCTCCTAATAGCAGTTTTGTCTGGATAAAATACATGGCTTTCATGCTCAATTCAGCTGATATTGAGAAAGCCCGTGCTATTGCTGAAAGGTATAGTTTTAACTAAAGCATtggttgtttttttatttataggaAAGTAAGATTCTGACTTGCTGACATATGTAAACTTATttgatatgaaattttttcattttttgctgagcttcttttttctttagtaCATCTCATCTAGAATTTCTAGATTATTTAGACAGTCAACCAAACAAGGTCATAAAAGCTCCTTGGTACAAATCAGAGTATCCACTGTAACATGTTcaattgagaaaaatatttatatgattgCTTGCCTGGATGTCGTAGCACGTCtctttatcaaaattttcagtttaGCATATCGATCGCGGTTCATTATAGTCTGACTGAAAGTCATATTTCTGATGAACATCTTTTGTATCCTGAAGCCTCGTTGTCCTACGGGTAAATATGTCTTAAGTTCAGGTTTTAGATTGTTATgtacttatttttctttgcatGCAACTTCATTTATTTGATCATTCTCAGACTCATTTTAGAGGTTTTAACGCTTACAAGTTCTTTAACTTATGTTaggcattttctttttttggtttgcCTCAATGCTGTTTAGTAAACTGGTTGAACAACTTAAAGATAAATGTTATTAAAGTGGCAGTCCCTAATTAGAGATGCATATTGCACTGTAGGGCACTGTTGTTTTGTTATTGCTTATTATGCAGACTTGATCTGcaataatattctttttctttgaaggGCTTTGAGGACAATAAACATTCgagaagaaaatgagaagctAAATATCTGGATGGCTTACTTTAATCTGGAGAATCAATATGGGAATCCTCCAGAGGTAACATAGAATCTGCAATGCATCTTTGCTTCTTAAAGAGGGGGAGGGGGTAGTAGAAGGTTGGCTTCGGTATGGGTGTCAGTTCCAAAATTTGTACATGTCAACGTAACTTAAATTGAAATGTTATTTCAGGAAGCTGtgcaaaaaatatttcaacGGGCATTGCAGTATTGTGATCCCAAAAAGGTACATTTAGCACTTTTGGGCATGTATGAGAGGACAGAGCAACATAAGTTGGCCGATGAGCTACTTGACAAAATGACCAGGAAGTTTAAGCACTCGTGCAAGGTTTTTCATGATTTCCTGTATTGCGTTTTTTCTTCTCAGAACTTTGATAAAATCTTGTTATTTACatattacaaaaatttcaGGTTTGGTTGAGGCGGGTGCAGATGTTGTTGATGCAACAGCAGGATGGGGTTCAGTCTGTTGTAAACCGTGCTTTATTATGTCTTCCACGCCATAAGCACATCAAGTTCATTTCACAGACAGCTATACTTGAGTTCAAATCTGGGGTTCC from Theobroma cacao cultivar B97-61/B2 chromosome 5, Criollo_cocoa_genome_V2, whole genome shotgun sequence carries:
- the LOC18599194 gene encoding rRNA biogenesis protein RRP5 isoform X3, whose protein sequence is MAAPTKKSQKKKSKERKPKFNKASKKQYKARKDSNDAVKSEAVALQLEDDVPDFPRGGGSSLSKRERDEIRAEVDAEFEGEERSLKKNKRKTLQKKSQVMLDDLGSLFGDGITGKLPRYANKITLKNISPGMKLWGVVAEVNEKDLVISLPGGLRGLVRAADALDSVLSNEVENNEGNFLTNIFCTGQLVSCIVLQLDDDKKETGKRKIWLSLRLSLLHKSFTLDAVQEGMVLTAYVKSIEDHGYILHFGLSSFMGFLPKDDEGESRDIKVRTGQFLQGVVRRIDKTRKVVYLSSNPDTVSKCVTKDLKGISIDLLIPGMLVNTSVRSILENGVMLSFLTYFTGTVDMFHLQNQFPTKDWKDDYNQNKKINARILFIDPSTRAVGLTLNPHLVHNKAPPSHVNIGEIYDQSKVIRVDRGLGLLLDIPSKPVSTPAYVYISDVAEEEVRKLEKKFKEGSQVRVRIHGFRHLEGLATGILKASAFEGQVFTHSDVKPGMVIRAKVIALDSFSAIVQFPGGVKALCPIRHMSEFEIAKPGKKFKVGAELVFRVLGCKSKRITVTHKKTLVKSKLGIISSYADATEGFITHGWITKIEKHGCFVRFYNGVQGFAPRSELGLGPGYDPSSMYHVGQVIKCRVTSSNPASRRINLSFQMKPVRVSEDDLVKLGSIVSGLIDRLTPSAVVIQVNSKAHLKGTISNEHLADNHESAALLKSVLKPGYKFDQLLVLDIEGNNILLSAKYSLTSLAEQLPSDISQIHPNSVVHGYVCNLIETGCFVRFLGRLTGFSPRSKSTDDYKADLSGAFYVGQSVRSNILDVNSETARITLSLKQSSCSSTDASFIQEFFLLEEKIAKLQSSDSDGSELKWVEGFNVGSVIEGKIGEAKDIGVVVSFDKYNDVLGFVTHHQCGLTLETGSIVQAAVLDVAKAERLVDLSLKPEFVDKSQEESSKGQIQKKKRKREASKDLEVHQTVNAVVEIVKEHYLVLAIPEYNYAIGYASKADYNTQKFPQKQFVNGQRVIATVMALPRPTTSGRLLLLLNSISEVTETSSSKRAKKKSSYSVGSLVSAEVTEIMPLELRLKFGIGFRGRVHITEVNDDNVLENPFANFKIGQTITARVVGKANQKGYLWDLSIKPTMLAGTGETGVNSTNDECNFSAGQLVTGYVYKMDTEWAWLTISRHVKAQLYILDSAREPNELQQFQERFKVGKAVSGHVLNVNKDKKLLRLVRHPLGALSIRNVHGEDKRTGESDNNISGESVTTHIHEGDILGGRISKILPGVGGLLVQIGPHIFGRVHFTELKDTWESDPLSGYYEGQFVKCKVLEISHSVKGTIHIDLSLRISLDGMLPNNPSELGSDEDSTSKRVEKIEDLYPNMAIQGYVKNTIPKGCFILLSRKLDAKILLSNLSDGYIDDPKKEFPIGKLVAGRVLAVEPLSKRVEVTLKKSNTNGTSKSEINDFSSLHVGDIVSGRIRRVESYGLFVTLDHTNMVGLCHVSELSDDHVDNIQTKYRAGEKVTAKILKLDEERHRISLGMKNSYLTDDIDIQIPSNEESDEDVEETDDTRSRMLTDSTLGMAIEYENGASSILAQAESRASIPPLEVTLDDIEHSDMDILVSQNQANSNEAVTGDEKNKRRAKKKAKEDREREIRAAEERQLEMDVPRTADEFEKLVRNSPNSSFVWIKYMAFMLNSADIEKARAIAERALRTINIREENEKLNIWMAYFNLENQYGNPPEEAVQKIFQRALQYCDPKKVHLALLGMYERTEQHKLADELLDKMTRKFKHSCKVWLRRVQMLLMQQQDGVQSVVNRALLCLPRHKHIKFISQTAILEFKSGVPDRGRSMFEGILREYPKRTDLWSIYLDQEIRLGDEDVIRALFERAISLSLPPKKMKFLFKKYLDYEKSLGDEERIKSVKQKAMDYVESTLT
- the LOC18599194 gene encoding rRNA biogenesis protein RRP5 isoform X2, encoding MAAPTKKSQKKKSKERKPKFNKASKKQYKARKDSNDAVKSEAVALQLEDDVPDFPRGGGSSLSKRERDEIRAEVDAEFEGEERSLKKNKRKTLQKKSQVMLDDLGSLFGDGITGKLPRYANKITLKNISPGMKLWGVVAEVNEKDLVISLPGGLRGLVRAADALDSVLSNEVENNEGNFLTNIFCTGQLVSCIVLQLDDDKKETGKRKIWLSLRLSLLHKSFTLDAVQEGMVLTAYVKSIEDHGYILHFGLSSFMGFLPKDDEESRDIKVRTGQFLQGVVRRIDKTRKVVYLSSNPDTVSKCVTKDLKGISIDLLIPGMLVNTSVRSILENGVMLSFLTYFTGTVDMFHLQNQFPTKDWKDDYNQNKKINARILFIDPSTRAVGLTLNPHLVHNKAPPSHVNIGEIYDQSKVIRVDRGLGLLLDIPSKPVSTPAYVYISDVAEEEVRKLEKKFKEGSQVRVRIHGFRHLEGLATGILKASAFEGQVFTHSDVKPGMVIRAKVIALDSFSAIVQFPGGVKALCPIRHMSEFEIAKPGKKFKVGAELVFRVLGCKSKRITVTHKKTLVKSKLGIISSYADATEGFITHGWITKIEKHGCFVRFYNGVQGFAPRSELGLGPGYDPSSMYHVGQVIKCRVTSSNPASRRINLSFQMKPVRVSEDDLVKLGSIVSGLIDRLTPSAVVIQVNSKAHLKGTISNEHLADNHESAALLKSVLKPGYKFDQLLVLDIEGNNILLSAKYSLTSLAEQLPSDISQIHPNSVVHGYVCNLIETGCFVRFLGRLTGFSPRSKSTDDYKADLSGAFYVGQSVRSNILDVNSETARITLSLKQSSCSSTDASFIQEFFLLEEKIAKLQSSDSDGSELKWVEGFNVGSVIEGKIGEAKDIGVVVSFDKYNDVLGFVTHHQLGGLTLETGSIVQAAVLDVAKAERLVDLSLKPEFVDKSQEESSKGQIQKKKRKREASKDLEVHQTVNAVVEIVKEHYLVLAIPEYNYAIGYASKADYNTQKFPQKQFVNGQRVIATVMALPRPTTSGRLLLLLNSISEVTETSSSKRAKKKSSYSVGSLVSAEVTEIMPLELRLKFGIGFRGRVHITEVNDDNVLENPFANFKIGQTITARVVGKANQKGYLWDLSIKPTMLAGTGETGVNSTNDECNFSAGQLVTGYVYKMDTEWAWLTISRHVKAQLYILDSAREPNELQQFQERFKVGKAVSGHVLNVNKDKKLLRLVRHPLGALSIRNVHGEDKRTGESDNNISGESVTTHIHEGDILGGRISKILPGVGGLLVQIGPHIFGRVHFTELKDTWESDPLSGYYEGQFVKCKVLEISHSVKGTIHIDLSLRISLDGMLPNNPSELGSDEDSTSKRVEKIEDLYPNMAIQGYVKNTIPKGCFILLSRKLDAKILLSNLSDGYIDDPKKEFPIGKLVAGRVLAVEPLSKRVEVTLKKSNTNGTSKSEINDFSSLHVGDIVSGRIRRVESYGLFVTLDHTNMVGLCHVSELSDDHVDNIQTKYRAGEKVTAKILKLDEERHRISLGMKNSYLTDDIDIQIPSNEESDEDVEETDDTRSRMLTDSTLGMAIEYENGASSILAQAESRASIPPLEVTLDDIEHSDMDILVSQNQANSNEAVTGDEKNKRRAKKKAKEDREREIRAAEERQLEMDVPRTADEFEKLVRNSPNSSFVWIKYMAFMLNSADIEKARAIAERALRTINIREENEKLNIWMAYFNLENQYGNPPEEAVQKIFQRALQYCDPKKVHLALLGMYERTEQHKLADELLDKMTRKFKHSCKVWLRRVQMLLMQQQDGVQSVVNRALLCLPRHKHIKFISQTAILEFKSGVPDRGRSMFEGILREYPKRTDLWSIYLDQEIRLGDEDVIRALFERAISLSLPPKKMKFLFKKYLDYEKSLGDEERIKSVKQKAMDYVESTLT
- the LOC18599194 gene encoding rRNA biogenesis protein RRP5 isoform X1, yielding MAAPTKKSQKKKSKERKPKFNKASKKQYKARKDSNDAVKSEAVALQLEDDVPDFPRGGGSSLSKRERDEIRAEVDAEFEGEERSLKKNKRKTLQKKSQVMLDDLGSLFGDGITGKLPRYANKITLKNISPGMKLWGVVAEVNEKDLVISLPGGLRGLVRAADALDSVLSNEVENNEGNFLTNIFCTGQLVSCIVLQLDDDKKETGKRKIWLSLRLSLLHKSFTLDAVQEGMVLTAYVKSIEDHGYILHFGLSSFMGFLPKDDEGESRDIKVRTGQFLQGVVRRIDKTRKVVYLSSNPDTVSKCVTKDLKGISIDLLIPGMLVNTSVRSILENGVMLSFLTYFTGTVDMFHLQNQFPTKDWKDDYNQNKKINARILFIDPSTRAVGLTLNPHLVHNKAPPSHVNIGEIYDQSKVIRVDRGLGLLLDIPSKPVSTPAYVYISDVAEEEVRKLEKKFKEGSQVRVRIHGFRHLEGLATGILKASAFEGQVFTHSDVKPGMVIRAKVIALDSFSAIVQFPGGVKALCPIRHMSEFEIAKPGKKFKVGAELVFRVLGCKSKRITVTHKKTLVKSKLGIISSYADATEGFITHGWITKIEKHGCFVRFYNGVQGFAPRSELGLGPGYDPSSMYHVGQVIKCRVTSSNPASRRINLSFQMKPVRVSEDDLVKLGSIVSGLIDRLTPSAVVIQVNSKAHLKGTISNEHLADNHESAALLKSVLKPGYKFDQLLVLDIEGNNILLSAKYSLTSLAEQLPSDISQIHPNSVVHGYVCNLIETGCFVRFLGRLTGFSPRSKSTDDYKADLSGAFYVGQSVRSNILDVNSETARITLSLKQSSCSSTDASFIQEFFLLEEKIAKLQSSDSDGSELKWVEGFNVGSVIEGKIGEAKDIGVVVSFDKYNDVLGFVTHHQLGGLTLETGSIVQAAVLDVAKAERLVDLSLKPEFVDKSQEESSKGQIQKKKRKREASKDLEVHQTVNAVVEIVKEHYLVLAIPEYNYAIGYASKADYNTQKFPQKQFVNGQRVIATVMALPRPTTSGRLLLLLNSISEVTETSSSKRAKKKSSYSVGSLVSAEVTEIMPLELRLKFGIGFRGRVHITEVNDDNVLENPFANFKIGQTITARVVGKANQKGYLWDLSIKPTMLAGTGETGVNSTNDECNFSAGQLVTGYVYKMDTEWAWLTISRHVKAQLYILDSAREPNELQQFQERFKVGKAVSGHVLNVNKDKKLLRLVRHPLGALSIRNVHGEDKRTGESDNNISGESVTTHIHEGDILGGRISKILPGVGGLLVQIGPHIFGRVHFTELKDTWESDPLSGYYEGQFVKCKVLEISHSVKGTIHIDLSLRISLDGMLPNNPSELGSDEDSTSKRVEKIEDLYPNMAIQGYVKNTIPKGCFILLSRKLDAKILLSNLSDGYIDDPKKEFPIGKLVAGRVLAVEPLSKRVEVTLKKSNTNGTSKSEINDFSSLHVGDIVSGRIRRVESYGLFVTLDHTNMVGLCHVSELSDDHVDNIQTKYRAGEKVTAKILKLDEERHRISLGMKNSYLTDDIDIQIPSNEESDEDVEETDDTRSRMLTDSTLGMAIEYENGASSILAQAESRASIPPLEVTLDDIEHSDMDILVSQNQANSNEAVTGDEKNKRRAKKKAKEDREREIRAAEERQLEMDVPRTADEFEKLVRNSPNSSFVWIKYMAFMLNSADIEKARAIAERALRTINIREENEKLNIWMAYFNLENQYGNPPEEAVQKIFQRALQYCDPKKVHLALLGMYERTEQHKLADELLDKMTRKFKHSCKVWLRRVQMLLMQQQDGVQSVVNRALLCLPRHKHIKFISQTAILEFKSGVPDRGRSMFEGILREYPKRTDLWSIYLDQEIRLGDEDVIRALFERAISLSLPPKKMKFLFKKYLDYEKSLGDEERIKSVKQKAMDYVESTLT